The Shewanella algae DNA segment TGGCCTTTCTTGTTGACGAATAAATAGGTGTCGGCTTTTTTCAGGCTCTTATAGACAGCACAGATCATAATTGTATCAATTTCCATGGGTTCAAACTTGCCACTCATCGGGGCACACTATAACATGGACGCCTTGGAATATAACGCTGTCACGCAATCTGACTGCTCATTTTCTGGAGAATGACGCCGGGATGCCAAAACCTAGTCTAGAGCTAAAGGGCTCTTCTTTTACGCTCTCTGTACTTCATATCAATACCCCAGATCTGGACGCCCTTTTCAAAGAGCTCGATGGCAAGCTCGCCCAGGCTCCCCAGTTTTTCCTCAATGCTCCACTGGTGCTCAACTTAAGTCAGGTCAACGGCACAGACATAGATCTCAAAGGGTTGCGCCAGGGACTGACCGAAAGACAACTGGTGATAGTTGGTGTGACTGCCGCCGATAAGGCACTCAATGAAGCCGCCAAGGCGCAGGGATTGGCCAGCATCAAAGCCGGGAAACAGTCGGAATTGCCACCGCCGCCCCCGAGAGTCACCAAGATAGTCAAACAAAACGTGCGCTCCGGGCAACAAATCTATGCCAAAGACGGTGATTTAATCGTTTTTGGTGCAGTAGGGAATGGCGCAGAAGTCATTGCAGATGGTAGCATTCATGTATACGGGGCACTGCGTGGTAAGGCAATGGCGGGAGCCAGCGGCGATAAACATGCCGTGATCCTGGCCCAGTCCATGGAAGCTGAACTGGTTTCGATTGCGGGACAGTACTGGTTGACTGAAAACCTGCAGCAACACTGTACCGCCAAGAGTGGTTGTATCAGGCTCAGCGGTGAGTCATTAATCGTTGAATCGCTGCCCGGATAAGGCAGATGGAAAGGATAAAATAGAACATGGCACAAATTATTGTTGTCACCTCAGGTAAAGGCGGTGTGGGCAAAACCACATCGAGCGCGGCT contains these protein-coding regions:
- the minC gene encoding septum site-determining protein MinC, giving the protein MPKPSLELKGSSFTLSVLHINTPDLDALFKELDGKLAQAPQFFLNAPLVLNLSQVNGTDIDLKGLRQGLTERQLVIVGVTAADKALNEAAKAQGLASIKAGKQSELPPPPPRVTKIVKQNVRSGQQIYAKDGDLIVFGAVGNGAEVIADGSIHVYGALRGKAMAGASGDKHAVILAQSMEAELVSIAGQYWLTENLQQHCTAKSGCIRLSGESLIVESLPG